Below is a genomic region from Ailuropoda melanoleuca isolate Jingjing chromosome 8, ASM200744v2, whole genome shotgun sequence.
AGCCATCAGCTCCCTTGGGGCCAGCTGTAGGACGACACAACTCTCACCAGGACAAGCGCACCGGGCACCATGGGACAGTGTCGGTCAGCCAATGCTGAGGTGGGCCCATTCACACCTGGCCTTTCTGTTCCCATGTTCCACTCCTCCACCCTGAGGGTCTGTGTCCCCACTGACTTCTGTCCCCTTTCCTTGGCCTTGCCTTGTACCCTAGACCTTGCCCAGAAGACCCAAATTCCTCTCTGGTGTCCACACAGGGTGATGTGTCCACACAAGGAGCTCTCCTGGGAAGAGGTGTCTGCGCCTCAGGCTAGGGCCCATCCTGCGTGGGGGCTgcgagggaggaaggaagacagggaggaagcCTTGCTTGGCCTGTGGCTTAGGGCAGAggccagtgggggcagggggctctaGATGCTGGGCTTTGGAGTGGGTGGGAGCCCCCGTGCCTTCCAGCTGTCTTCTACCCTGTTGGCCTTGGGGGGCTTGGGGAGGTAGGGTGTGGTTGGGTGGGTGGAGCCTCCCCATATGGGTGATGTCCCCGCCTTCAGGATGCTCAGGAATTCAGCGACGTGGAGAGGGCCATCGAGACCCTCATCAAGAACTTCCACCAGTACTCtgtggagggtgggaaggagacgCTGACCCCCGCCGAACTGCAGGACCTGGTCACCCAGCAGCTGCCCCACCTCATGCCGGTACTGAGTGGGCCCCGCCCCAGGCAGCACCCTGACTTCCCTGGCAAGGCCTCCGAGACCCCACCCACACTGCCACGGCTCCAGGCACTAGCAAGCCCTAGCCCTTCCCCTTGCCAGTGCCAGGTAGGCCCAGGTCCTGCTTCCTGCccctgggcagggtggggcaggacGATTGGAGGCTCTGCCATGCTGAGCTGTGGTATCTCCCCTCCTTCAGAGCAACTGTGGGCTGGAAGAGAAAATCGCCAACTTGGGCAGCTGTAACGACTCCAAGCTGGAATTTGGGAGTTTCTGGGAGCTGATTGGAGAAGCAGCCAGGAGTGTGAAGTTGGAGAGCCCTGTCCGGGCCAGTTGAGAACCTTTTCCTGGAATTCTTGGGGGGATGTTGGGGCCTAGAAATAAAAGTCCTGTCCACCACCACCACACGATTCCCCAGTCGGCACCTGCCTCACCTCTGCAAGGGTCAAGTCCTCAGTGACTCTTCCCGGGGCTCTCTGTGCATTTCATCCCCGGGACAGCCATGGAGCTAACGGGTCCGGGAGTCCCCACCAGAGGGAGGctcagggggtgggtgggggccagggatggATGTGGCGAGATGCTAGAGGGATAAGGATGGTGTAAGGGCCAAATAATTTGgttggggaaagggcagagaggaggtgggCTACTGGAAATGATTTGAAGAAGGGGGCTGGGAATGAGGCTGGATATTTGGTACTAAAAAGGGTCTCTGAGAACCTACCCTTCCTAATCTCTTCCCCAACCCAAACAGTAGTTGTCTGTCCAGTGCTATGCCTTCCTGGCTCCCgctctgccccagcctcctcccaggaCTGTCTCTGGActagggcaggggaagagagagagcaggctgagggagaggctgagggggGCGTGACTTTGGGAGAGGACCAGCTGGGTGCTCGGGCATTTAAAGAATGATGgttgttttgtattatttgattaataaaaaaatggaaaaagtgaaaGATGTTGTCTTGACTGGACACCCCCTCCACCTCGGTCCATGGGTGGTTTGGGGTGAATGGCAGAGTCCTTGGTGGCATGGGACATGTGGGGCTGCGGTGGTTGCAGTGGAGTGAATGGGGACTCACTTTTCCCCATGGATTTGGCTTGAGGGTGGGTACCAGGCCCCAAAGCTGGGAGACCCGGTTCTCTCTGAAGGATAGGCTTCTCTTTGCCAAGGGGCTGGTCCCCTGACAGGAGAGGAGGCCACGTGCGCTCACCTGGGGAAAAGGTAATGAACCCAGGTGTGCTTGAGCCTGGCTGACAGGCAGCAAGGGAAAGGCAGGGCTGAGAAACAGGCCAAGCAGCCTGGGTGTGCACCCAGCTCTGCCGCTGATTATCTCTGGAGCTTTGGGCATGCTCCCAgagtgtcagtttcctcatctgtaaaatggggtctCCATATCTCTCACAGATTTGTTAGGAGGGTAATGGACACATCACATAAGTCCTTAGCAAAGAGCCTGACTCAGAGCAAGTGCCCAGAGCTGAAGTCTCTGCT
It encodes:
- the S100A14 gene encoding protein S100-A14 isoform X2; translated protein: MGQCRSANAEDAQEFSDVERAIETLIKNFHQYSVEGGKETLTPAELQDLVTQQLPHLMPSNCGLEEKIANLGSCNDSKLEFGSFWELIGEAARSVKLESPVRAS
- the S100A14 gene encoding protein S100-A14 isoform X1 → MGQCRSANAEDAQEFSDVERAIETLIKNFHQYSVEGGKETLTPAELQDLVTQQLPHLMPVLSGPRPRQHPDFPGKASETPPTLPRLQALASPSPSPCQCQSNCGLEEKIANLGSCNDSKLEFGSFWELIGEAARSVKLESPVRAS